In Kaistella sp. 97-N-M2, the sequence TGCAAAGCCTTTTGAAAATTTCAAAAGCGATCTCCGCATTGTTTCCTTCGGTGTTGGAATCGATGTGGATTCGGATCTCCCCGGTGGAATGGTCTTCTGCTGTTTGAATGGCTTCCACAAGGGAAGCCATTTGCTGATCTGTTAGAAAATTATTCATTAATTGGTGAAAACTTCCGGCGCATTTTCTGCTCCTGCGGCCGCTTTGAAATAAGGTTTTTCTTTGAAATTCGTGAAATTCGCCAAAATATTATTTGGGAAAGTTTTGATCGATGTGTTGTAGTCCTGTGCGGCTTCGTTATAATAAACGGTTTCGCTGCGGATGCTGTTTTCTATCGCGGTGTATTCCCGCTGGAAATTGATGTATTGCTGATCGGCTTTTAAGTTAGGATAACTTTCTACCACGGCCATTAAACGGCTTAACGCTCCACTCAACTCGCCCTGTGCTGCCTGAAATTTCGCCATGTCGCCCTCCGTCATATTCGTGGGATCTACGGTGATTGAAGTCGCTTTGGACCGCGCTTCGATAACTTTGGTTAACGTTTCCTGCTCAAATTGTGAATAAGATTTTACGGTTCTTTCTAGGTTCGGAATCAGGTTCGCGCGCTTCTGGTAAACGGTTTCTACGTTGGACCATTTGGTATTTACCGTCTGTTCCTTTGTCGTAAAAGTGTTGTACCCGTTTTTGCCCCAAAAGAACAATACCGCAGCAATTACAAGCAGAGCAATGCCGATGGTTCCGGCGCTCATACATCCCTTATTTCTCATAGTTTACTATTTTTAATGTTTGAATTCGATACCCAAATATACAAATTAAGTCTTAAATTTGTGGAAATTACAGAATAATGGTAACAATCGTGGTGGCAATGGGTTTGGATAATGAAATTGGAGCTGATAATCAGTTGCTTTGGCATCTTCCGACAGATTTAAAAAACTTTAAAGAAATCACCACGGGACATCCCATTATTATGGGACGAAAAACGTATGAAAGTATTGGCAGACCGCTGCCAAACCGCACCAATATTGTGGTTTCCAGACGGAAGGATTGGTTTGAAGAAGGAATTTTGATCGTAGGAAGCATTAAAGAAGCCTTAAAATTTGCAAAAAAAATGGACGAAGAAGTTTTCGTCATCGGTGGCGGCGATATTTACAAACAAACCATCGACCTCGTTGATAGACTTGAAGTTACGCAGGTAAAAGCCAATTTGAAAGCTGATATTTTCTTTCCTAAAATCAGTCCAAAGATTTGGAATAAAACGCAGGAAACCTGCCATGAAAAAGATGATAAAAACGAATTCGACTTCTGCTTTCAAACCTTCGAACGGAAAGTGAAGTTGGTATAAACGTCAGCTTCCCGTTATCCACACAAATTATTATCTTTGCACTTCTAAAATTTAAACAATGAACAAATACATAAAATTCTTAATCTCCGCCTTAATGATCGCTGCCGGAATTTATCTGATGATGAACAGAAATATAGGTTGGGGGATCGTGGTAGTCATTCTTTCCGCCATTCCGATTGTTTTGTTTTTTAAAAATGAACTCATCCTTATCGCCTTTTGGTTTTTAAGAAAACAGAATGTGGCCAAAGCGAGCAACTGGCTTTCCAAGATCAAAAATTACGAAACCGAACTTCACCGGTCGCAATACGGCTACTACCATTACTTGCAAGGCCTGGTTTTGGCGCAGGATCACCCCGCGAAAGTTGAGCCCTTAATGAGAAAAGCTCTGGAATTTGGTTTAAATATGAAACACGACCGCGCAATGGCAACGCTGAATATCGCAGCAGGAGCTCTGCAGAAAGGACGTCGCCAGGAGGCAGCAAAATTACTGGAAGAAGCAAAAAAGCTTGATTCTGCCGGCATGATGACGGATCAGATCAAAATGATGAAAGACCAGCTGAAAATGCCATCCATGCAAAAACACATGCACAACCCGAACATGAGACAGAGAGGGAAATCTTTCTAGAAAATAATATTTTGTACTCTTATAAATCCTGCAGACGCGGGATTTTTTTATTGGCGCGAGCGAAGCGAGCGCCGATAATCCGCCTGGAAATTCCGGCAAAATTTAAATTAAATTGTGACTTCAGTTAATTTAAGTTGACTTTAAAATTAAGAAAATGATAGACCAACGATGGATTCGAAAGAACGTCGCCCATCTATGCAATTACTTTCGTTACTTCTCGCAAAAACAGATAATCGTTTTTAGCGACTTTAATTAGTAGACCTTGGCTCTTTTTAC encodes:
- a CDS encoding DUF2892 domain-containing protein, translating into MNKYIKFLISALMIAAGIYLMMNRNIGWGIVVVILSAIPIVLFFKNELILIAFWFLRKQNVAKASNWLSKIKNYETELHRSQYGYYHYLQGLVLAQDHPAKVEPLMRKALEFGLNMKHDRAMATLNIAAGALQKGRRQEAAKLLEEAKKLDSAGMMTDQIKMMKDQLKMPSMQKHMHNPNMRQRGKSF
- a CDS encoding dihydrofolate reductase gives rise to the protein MVTIVVAMGLDNEIGADNQLLWHLPTDLKNFKEITTGHPIIMGRKTYESIGRPLPNRTNIVVSRRKDWFEEGILIVGSIKEALKFAKKMDEEVFVIGGGDIYKQTIDLVDRLEVTQVKANLKADIFFPKISPKIWNKTQETCHEKDDKNEFDFCFQTFERKVKLV
- a CDS encoding LemA family protein: MRNKGCMSAGTIGIALLVIAAVLFFWGKNGYNTFTTKEQTVNTKWSNVETVYQKRANLIPNLERTVKSYSQFEQETLTKVIEARSKATSITVDPTNMTEGDMAKFQAAQGELSGALSRLMAVVESYPNLKADQQYINFQREYTAIENSIRSETVYYNEAAQDYNTSIKTFPNNILANFTNFKEKPYFKAAAGAENAPEVFTN